A single genomic interval of Synechococcales cyanobacterium CNB harbors:
- a CDS encoding 3-dehydroquinate synthase, whose product MPPPPPPPPVTVRVDLSNRAYPVLIGPAVLASAADALGRALGELPLRAGLVVDLGAADHAARAERALASAGVEPVRVEVEPSERAKSLASLETILVALARARLERGEPVVAVGGGIVGDLAGFAAACYRRGVPVLQCPTTLLAMVDASVGGKTGVNLDLGEAGGLAKNMAGAFHQPLAVLADIDALATLPKRHLRAGLAECVKHALISADFGDAACLDWIAASIDAILALDPDAVTELVRRSVQIKARVVAGDEREEARLGRALLNLGHTFAHAIETLPWLTPDGDPANAPLQHGEAVAVGLIAACRCSERLSLCDPSLGDEAEAILRRIGLPTRLAGLPDDSTLASLMGGDKKVHGGRLRLVLPTERGRATVVDDPPAHAVLAGIGAVRTDRPTDST is encoded by the coding sequence ATGCCCCCCCCTCCCCCGCCCCCGCCTGTCACCGTCCGCGTCGATCTCAGCAACCGCGCCTACCCCGTGCTCATCGGGCCCGCCGTCCTCGCCTCCGCCGCCGACGCCCTCGGCCGCGCCCTCGGCGAGCTCCCCCTCCGCGCCGGCCTCGTCGTCGATCTCGGCGCGGCCGACCACGCCGCACGCGCCGAGCGCGCCCTCGCCTCCGCGGGCGTCGAACCCGTCCGCGTCGAGGTCGAGCCGAGCGAACGCGCCAAGTCCCTCGCCTCGCTCGAAACCATCCTCGTCGCCCTCGCCCGCGCCCGCCTCGAACGCGGCGAGCCGGTCGTCGCCGTCGGGGGGGGCATCGTCGGCGACCTCGCGGGCTTCGCCGCCGCCTGCTACCGGCGCGGCGTCCCCGTCCTCCAGTGCCCCACCACGCTCCTGGCCATGGTCGACGCCTCCGTCGGCGGCAAGACCGGCGTGAATCTCGACCTCGGCGAAGCGGGCGGCCTGGCCAAGAACATGGCCGGCGCGTTCCACCAGCCCCTGGCCGTCCTCGCCGACATCGACGCCCTCGCCACGCTGCCGAAGCGCCACCTCCGCGCCGGCCTCGCCGAGTGCGTGAAGCACGCGCTCATCTCCGCCGACTTCGGCGACGCCGCCTGCCTCGACTGGATCGCCGCGTCCATCGACGCCATCCTCGCCCTGGACCCGGACGCCGTGACCGAGCTCGTCCGCCGGTCCGTGCAGATCAAGGCCCGCGTCGTCGCCGGCGACGAGCGCGAGGAAGCCCGCCTGGGCCGCGCCCTGCTCAACCTCGGCCACACCTTCGCGCACGCGATCGAAACGCTCCCCTGGCTCACACCCGACGGCGACCCTGCCAACGCCCCGCTCCAGCACGGCGAGGCCGTCGCCGTCGGTCTGATCGCTGCCTGCCGGTGCTCCGAACGCCTTTCCCTGTGCGACCCATCCCTCGGCGACGAAGCCGAGGCGATCCTTCGCCGCATCGGCCTGCCCACGCGCCTGGCGGGATTGCCGGACGACTCGACGCTCGCCTCGCTCATGGGCGGCGACAAGAAAGTCCACGGCGGACGCCTTCGCCTCGTTCTCCCCACCGAGCGAGGCCGCGCCACCGTCGTTGACGATCCGCCCGCGCACGCCGTGCTCGCCGGCATCGGCGCGGTCCGCACCGACCGCCCCACGGACTCCACCTGA
- the rsfS gene encoding ribosome silencing factor — MTRPAPPRAADPDAHDAQAGEATRAFAIGVARLAHDDKCDDVLLLDVRGLSQITDYLVIASGTSDRQMRAVLDHVKDLGDSTGHTAFRTNADQGGTWLLADFVDVVVHVFEPNTRAHYDLEMLWGDAPRLDWRRPADAPKPGKAR, encoded by the coding sequence ATGACACGACCCGCGCCGCCCCGGGCCGCCGATCCCGACGCCCACGATGCCCAGGCCGGCGAGGCCACGCGCGCCTTTGCCATCGGCGTCGCGCGGCTCGCCCACGACGACAAGTGCGACGACGTCCTCCTCCTCGACGTGCGCGGCCTCAGCCAGATCACCGACTACCTCGTCATCGCCTCGGGCACCTCCGACCGCCAGATGCGGGCCGTCCTCGACCACGTCAAGGACCTCGGCGACTCCACCGGGCACACGGCCTTTCGCACGAACGCCGACCAGGGCGGCACCTGGCTCCTCGCCGACTTCGTGGACGTGGTGGTCCACGTCTTCGAGCCGAACACCCGCGCCCACTACGACCTCGAGATGCTCTGGGGCGACGCCCCCCGCCTCGACTGGCGACGCCCCGCCGACGCCCCGAAGCCCGGCAAGGCCCGCTGA
- a CDS encoding PEP-CTERM sorting domain-containing protein (PEP-CTERM proteins occur, often in large numbers, in the proteomes of bacteria that also encode an exosortase, a predicted intramembrane cysteine proteinase. The presence of a PEP-CTERM domain at a protein's C-terminus predicts cleavage within the sorting domain, followed by covalent anchoring to some some component of the (usually Gram-negative) cell surface. Many PEP-CTERM proteins exhibit an unusual sequence composition that includes large numbers of potential glycosylation sites. Expression of one such protein has been shown restore the ability of a bacterium to form floc, a type of biofilm.) has translation MREVLLDFGIDTLNSGWNLKFASGVTVVGDTLIITGTGWNQNPPSHQEAWIAHIPIPAPASLAIFALASAWLGARRRTT, from the coding sequence GTGCGTGAAGTCCTCCTCGACTTCGGCATCGACACGCTCAACTCCGGCTGGAATCTCAAGTTCGCCTCGGGCGTCACAGTCGTCGGCGACACGCTCATCATCACAGGCACGGGCTGGAACCAGAACCCGCCGAGCCACCAGGAAGCCTGGATCGCCCACATCCCCATCCCCGCACCAGCCTCGCTGGCAATCTTCGCGCTCGCGTCGGCATGGCTTGGCGCCCGCCGACGGACGACCTGA
- a CDS encoding DUF1905 domain-containing protein, whose product MIQRTVTEAFGSLGRISVVGKVNGFPIKTSIFPNGDGTHHMMFNKAMQKGADATVGDMVEMELELAPGKRPAAVQHVARPDRASCSVRAFLSAPGPILLPAPPHPLRRPGRPVPSGRPGTSDAVLAGKKPHFGLWKAAHELLKSRHELLITALGLLGWRVGRPTFAR is encoded by the coding sequence ATGATCCAGCGCACGGTCACTGAAGCGTTCGGATCGCTCGGTCGGATATCAGTGGTCGGAAAAGTGAATGGGTTTCCAATCAAGACCTCCATCTTCCCGAACGGCGATGGTACGCACCACATGATGTTCAACAAGGCGATGCAGAAAGGCGCCGACGCGACGGTGGGTGATATGGTTGAAATGGAGCTTGAACTGGCTCCAGGAAAAAGACCTGCTGCCGTCCAACACGTCGCTCGACCCGATCGCGCTTCGTGCTCTGTTCGCGCTTTCCTTAGCGCTCCGGGTCCGATCCTGTTGCCCGCACCTCCACACCCCCTTCGGCGACCCGGTCGTCCCGTGCCCTCCGGCCGCCCCGGCACGTCCGACGCGGTTCTCGCGGGCAAAAAGCCCCATTTCGGGCTTTGGAAGGCGGCGCATGAACTCCTCAAGAGCCGTCATGAACTCCTCATCACGGCCCTTGGACTCCTCGGATGGCGTGTCGGACGACCCACCTTCGCCCGGTAA
- a CDS encoding methyltransferase domain-containing protein, whose protein sequence is MPPPDSQAAGARDPRPGLLAALARLLPRRPGVVIDGVRYVERFRPGALRIGRARVREYDVRFPDGDRARIRCTPRRQYADLVGDWPLIPYRVAATRIRPGMRILDARCGTGCGAALLAEAVGPSGAVVALETDGESIRYARRRYPAPVIAFELDDHASLHGELDGAFDAVVAVGALRAGADHAADAAELWRVVAPGGWLLLVAPTVERTARDDDEPGRPAPLDEPALLALLRDLPDLERAVQAAALGAGRAGAWAFKARPEAPGRD, encoded by the coding sequence ATGCCCCCCCCCGACTCCCAAGCCGCCGGCGCCCGCGACCCCCGCCCGGGCCTGCTCGCCGCGCTCGCCCGCCTGCTCCCCCGCCGCCCCGGCGTCGTCATCGACGGCGTGCGCTACGTGGAGCGCTTCCGCCCGGGCGCGCTCCGGATCGGCCGCGCCCGCGTGCGCGAGTACGACGTCCGGTTCCCCGACGGCGACCGCGCCCGCATCCGCTGCACGCCCCGCCGCCAGTACGCCGACCTCGTCGGCGACTGGCCCCTCATCCCCTACCGCGTCGCCGCCACGCGCATCCGGCCGGGGATGCGCATCCTCGACGCCCGCTGCGGCACCGGGTGCGGGGCGGCCCTGCTCGCCGAGGCCGTAGGCCCGTCGGGCGCGGTCGTCGCGCTCGAGACCGACGGCGAGTCGATCCGCTACGCCCGCCGCCGCTACCCCGCCCCCGTCATCGCCTTCGAACTCGACGACCACGCCTCGCTGCACGGCGAGCTGGACGGCGCGTTCGACGCCGTCGTCGCGGTCGGCGCGCTGCGGGCGGGCGCGGACCACGCCGCCGACGCCGCCGAACTCTGGCGCGTCGTCGCCCCCGGCGGCTGGCTCCTGCTCGTCGCGCCCACCGTGGAGCGCACCGCCCGCGACGACGACGAACCCGGCCGTCCTGCCCCCCTCGACGAACCCGCCCTGCTCGCCCTGCTGCGCGACCTCCCCGACCTCGAACGCGCCGTCCAAGCCGCGGCCCTCGGCGCGGGCCGCGCGGGCGCATGGGCGTTCAAGGCTCGCCCCGAAGCGCCGGGCCGGGACTGA
- a CDS encoding MBL fold metallo-hydrolase, whose product MPGSLIPRTPARPAGPALCVLASSSSGNCSVLTLPGLSSALRPSPSFLLLDMGLGQRRTRAELSRLGLSLDDAAAVILTHLDVDHWNAGWSRWLPARTRILAHRRHVEHGVRRGVLPRRAEPLDGAPDLPGGVAAHPALLAHDALGVATLRFDLPGGGSLGWATDVGRVSPGLVEHLAGVGVLAIESNYCPRMQAASDRPWWLKQRIMGGSGHLSNEQCAEAVARIAPVRHVVLLHLSRDCNRPEIAARHHGRAPYALTIASPEYATPWVPIGVDDEGDSSDYAAETLGAATAPPAGAPATAARAPFAPGPPP is encoded by the coding sequence ATGCCGGGCAGCCTCATCCCACGCACCCCCGCTCGGCCCGCCGGCCCCGCCCTCTGCGTCCTCGCCAGCAGTTCCTCCGGCAACTGCTCCGTCCTCACGCTCCCGGGGCTCTCTTCTGCGCTCCGGCCTTCTCCCTCCTTCCTTCTCCTCGACATGGGATTGGGCCAGCGCCGCACCCGCGCCGAGCTTTCCCGCCTCGGCCTCTCGCTCGACGATGCCGCCGCGGTGATCCTCACCCACCTCGACGTCGATCACTGGAACGCGGGCTGGTCGCGGTGGCTGCCGGCGCGGACGCGCATCCTTGCGCACCGCCGCCACGTCGAGCACGGCGTGCGCCGGGGCGTGCTGCCGCGCCGAGCCGAGCCGCTCGACGGCGCGCCCGACCTTCCCGGCGGTGTCGCCGCGCACCCCGCGCTGCTGGCGCACGACGCCCTCGGCGTCGCCACGCTTCGCTTCGACCTCCCCGGCGGCGGCTCGCTCGGCTGGGCCACCGACGTCGGCCGCGTCTCGCCCGGCCTCGTCGAGCACCTCGCCGGGGTGGGCGTGCTCGCCATCGAGAGCAACTACTGCCCGCGGATGCAGGCCGCCTCCGACCGCCCGTGGTGGCTCAAGCAGCGCATCATGGGCGGGTCCGGGCACCTGAGCAACGAGCAGTGCGCCGAGGCCGTCGCCCGCATCGCCCCCGTGCGCCACGTCGTCCTGCTGCACCTCTCCCGCGACTGCAACCGCCCCGAGATCGCCGCCCGGCACCACGGCCGCGCCCCGTACGCGCTCACGATCGCCTCACCCGAGTATGCCACGCCGTGGGTGCCGATCGGCGTCGACGACGAGGGCGATTCCTCGGATTATGCCGCCGAAACCCTGGGCGCGGCGACCGCTCCCCCCGCGGGCGCGCCCGCCACGGCCGCCCGCGCTCCATTCGCACCCGGCCCTCCCCCCTGA
- the lpxA gene encoding acyl-ACP--UDP-N-acetylglucosamine O-acyltransferase: protein MTRSRPFTPDRIAHLPSLPMPTVHPSAILSGDCDLADAVEIGPNCVLAGPVRLAEGVRLLANVHLRGPVTIGPRTIVYPFACLGFEPQDSKFKPGAPTAGVVVGADCLIREHATVHAASSETAPTTIGDRVFMMVASHVGHDARVGNGVVMVNYAGVSGHADIADSATLSGHVGIHQFVRVGRLAFISGGVAVSKDVPPFCMAPERNRIGGLNLVGMRRAGIPRGEITEVRRAFRDVFRAPVPRDEALDILRERAARSPAVAELADFVAGTRRGICPGMGRPPRLLTTWLQMKRRGVTLPDFDEED, encoded by the coding sequence ATGACGCGCAGCCGCCCGTTCACGCCCGATCGTATCGCCCACCTACCATCCCTCCCGATGCCCACCGTCCACCCCTCCGCGATCCTCTCCGGCGACTGCGACCTCGCCGACGCCGTCGAGATCGGCCCCAACTGCGTCCTCGCCGGCCCCGTCCGGCTCGCCGAGGGCGTGCGCCTGCTCGCCAACGTCCACCTCCGCGGACCGGTCACGATCGGCCCGCGCACCATCGTCTATCCCTTCGCCTGCCTCGGCTTCGAGCCGCAGGACTCCAAGTTCAAGCCGGGCGCGCCGACGGCCGGCGTCGTCGTCGGCGCGGACTGCCTCATCCGCGAGCACGCCACCGTCCACGCCGCCAGCAGCGAGACCGCCCCCACCACCATCGGCGACCGCGTCTTCATGATGGTCGCCTCGCACGTCGGGCACGACGCCCGCGTCGGCAACGGCGTCGTCATGGTCAACTACGCGGGCGTCTCCGGCCACGCCGACATCGCCGACAGCGCCACGCTCTCCGGCCACGTCGGCATCCACCAGTTCGTCCGCGTCGGACGCCTCGCCTTCATCTCCGGCGGCGTCGCCGTCTCCAAGGACGTGCCCCCCTTCTGCATGGCCCCGGAGCGCAACCGCATCGGCGGCCTCAACCTCGTCGGCATGCGCCGGGCCGGCATCCCGCGCGGGGAGATCACCGAGGTCCGCCGCGCCTTCCGCGACGTCTTCCGCGCGCCCGTCCCCCGCGACGAGGCGCTCGACATCCTCCGCGAGCGGGCCGCCCGTTCACCCGCCGTCGCCGAGCTTGCCGACTTCGTCGCCGGCACCAGGCGCGGCATCTGCCCCGGGATGGGTCGCCCGCCGCGTCTGCTCACCACCTGGCTCCAGATGAAGCGCCGCGGCGTCACGCTCCCCGACTTCGACGAGGAGGACTGA
- the lipB gene encoding lipoyl(octanoyl) transferase LipB produces the protein MNGRLRVIDLGRMGYREAYEVQRAHLEEVLASREAGEPEAGRLLLVEHDPVITVSGRRGAEGHVLASADALRAAGVAVEATDRGGDVTYHGPGQLVAYPILDLNALRLRLHEHVRLLESAAIGVCARFGVRAHREPGATGVWVAGPEGEGGGERGSAKVCAIGVRVRRWVSMHGLAINVTTDLSHFDLIVPCGLAGRAVTSLERELGAACPSMEQVKAVLAEEMRRGVQGERASGTEHESEWLRGGLSEP, from the coding sequence GTGAACGGGCGGCTGCGCGTCATCGACCTGGGGCGGATGGGCTACCGCGAGGCGTACGAGGTGCAGCGGGCGCACCTCGAGGAGGTGCTGGCCTCGCGCGAGGCGGGCGAGCCAGAGGCCGGCCGGCTGCTGCTGGTGGAGCACGACCCGGTGATCACGGTGTCGGGGCGGCGCGGGGCGGAGGGGCACGTGCTGGCGTCGGCGGACGCGCTGCGGGCGGCGGGCGTGGCGGTCGAGGCGACCGACAGGGGGGGGGACGTGACCTACCACGGCCCGGGGCAGCTGGTGGCGTACCCGATCCTGGACCTGAACGCGCTGCGGCTGCGGCTGCACGAGCACGTCCGGCTGCTGGAGTCGGCGGCGATCGGGGTGTGCGCGCGGTTCGGCGTGCGGGCGCACCGCGAGCCGGGCGCGACGGGGGTGTGGGTGGCGGGCCCGGAGGGGGAAGGGGGGGGCGAGCGGGGGTCGGCGAAGGTGTGCGCGATCGGGGTGCGGGTGCGGCGCTGGGTGTCGATGCACGGGCTGGCGATCAACGTGACGACCGACCTGTCGCACTTCGACCTGATCGTGCCGTGCGGCCTGGCGGGGCGCGCGGTGACGAGCCTGGAGCGGGAACTGGGCGCGGCGTGCCCGAGCATGGAGCAGGTGAAGGCGGTGTTGGCGGAGGAGATGAGAAGAGGGGTTCAGGGAGAGCGAGCGAGCGGAACAGAGCACGAGAGCGAGTGGCTGCGGGGCGGGCTCAGCGAGCCGTGA
- a CDS encoding serine/threonine protein kinase, giving the protein MADDPQSTEHGKSLDRDLIFDALREVGDEASDSLPPRDAFPGYEILHEIHRGGQGVVYLAIQHATKRKVAVKVLHAGPFIGAAGRNRFEREVQVLGQLSHPNIVGIHDSGTTADGSVFYVMDYVAGDSLEAHLFKRERRPIVETLAMFIKICDAVNAAHLRGIIHRDLKPANVRVRSDGEPVVVDFGLAKTPMGAGAAEPAVMTVTGQFIGSLPWASPEQATGAAGAVDVRSDVYSLGVMLYQLLVGRFPYDVAGNMRDVLDNIQRAEPTPPRSLRPELDADLEAIVLKCLEKDREARYQSAGDLARDLKRYLAGEPIEARRHDGWYLLRKLARRYKGTATVAAAFVLLVLTFAVVMSVLYRRALLAEAQANISLGAESAARAEAQRQEERAEWNFGAAWAMGRTLMFDLPDLIEDLPGATSARQRIVTEAIEYLESLRLEAEDDPSLLLELASAYDQVGDLHGALNAASLGDTAEASRAYARARELRESLRPRMENDPRLLAGLGESAVRVGESLQRERRYPAAAAEYGRAARLFANAYEAGGATNERHREREMEAVAKVGEMMRMMARTGDNPAARLIEAATQYAIAEGYWSARLASDPDDETAARKLGVLRDKQADLELERGSRLLAEALRSSEDRVAARERLQAAIVEFERAEQTLTTTAGRFRTLAEAQPENSQYLRDQFIALHHLGSAIASAAGARASLMQLEGTPAPDAHAAVRPDRERALAAYRRALEITRFLAAADPLSLERQRDVYLCLNKIGNELRDLGDTAAALAVFEESFAIREKLVRSDPTPRHLNDAAVGMFKLGSLAKRMADQATQPERRITLYTLALDQLPVALDRFKALQDSGVLGPDASEPALVARLIDECRQRLTELTAQTTPGNPPQKP; this is encoded by the coding sequence ATGGCCGACGATCCGCAGAGCACGGAACACGGCAAGTCGCTCGATCGCGACCTGATCTTCGACGCCCTGCGCGAAGTCGGCGACGAGGCCTCGGACTCGCTCCCGCCGCGCGACGCCTTCCCGGGGTACGAGATCCTCCACGAGATCCACCGCGGCGGACAAGGCGTCGTGTACCTCGCCATCCAGCACGCCACCAAGCGCAAGGTCGCCGTCAAGGTGCTTCACGCAGGCCCCTTCATCGGCGCTGCGGGACGGAATCGCTTCGAGCGCGAAGTCCAGGTGCTCGGGCAACTCAGCCACCCCAACATCGTGGGCATCCACGACAGCGGGACCACCGCCGACGGCAGCGTCTTCTACGTCATGGACTACGTCGCGGGCGACTCGCTCGAAGCCCATCTCTTCAAGCGCGAGCGCAGGCCCATCGTCGAGACGCTCGCCATGTTCATCAAGATCTGCGACGCGGTCAACGCCGCCCACCTCCGCGGCATCATCCACCGGGATCTGAAGCCCGCGAACGTCCGTGTCCGCTCGGACGGGGAGCCGGTCGTCGTCGACTTCGGTCTTGCAAAGACTCCCATGGGCGCTGGCGCGGCCGAGCCTGCCGTCATGACCGTCACCGGCCAGTTCATCGGCTCCCTCCCCTGGGCAAGCCCCGAGCAGGCCACCGGCGCGGCCGGCGCGGTGGACGTGCGCAGCGACGTCTACTCGCTGGGCGTCATGCTCTACCAGCTCCTGGTCGGCCGATTCCCGTACGACGTCGCCGGCAACATGCGCGACGTCCTCGACAACATCCAGCGCGCCGAACCGACGCCGCCGCGCAGTCTCCGTCCCGAACTCGACGCCGATCTCGAGGCCATCGTCCTCAAGTGCCTCGAAAAAGACCGCGAAGCGCGGTACCAGTCCGCCGGCGACCTCGCCCGCGACCTGAAGCGCTACCTTGCCGGCGAGCCGATCGAGGCCCGGCGGCACGACGGCTGGTACCTCCTGCGAAAACTCGCCAGACGCTACAAGGGAACGGCCACCGTCGCCGCCGCCTTCGTGCTGCTCGTCCTCACGTTCGCCGTCGTGATGAGTGTTCTCTACCGCCGCGCGCTGCTCGCCGAAGCGCAGGCGAACATCAGCCTTGGAGCCGAGTCCGCGGCACGGGCCGAGGCCCAGCGCCAGGAAGAGCGCGCCGAGTGGAACTTCGGCGCGGCCTGGGCGATGGGCCGGACGCTCATGTTCGACCTGCCGGACCTCATCGAAGACCTGCCCGGGGCGACGTCCGCTCGTCAGCGCATCGTGACCGAGGCGATCGAGTATCTCGAAAGCCTCCGCCTCGAAGCCGAGGACGACCCCTCGCTCCTGCTTGAACTCGCCTCCGCCTACGACCAGGTGGGCGACCTGCACGGCGCGCTGAACGCCGCCAGTCTCGGAGACACCGCCGAGGCCTCCCGCGCATACGCCCGGGCACGCGAACTCCGCGAATCGCTCCGGCCACGCATGGAGAACGACCCTCGCCTCCTCGCCGGCCTGGGCGAGAGCGCGGTCCGAGTCGGGGAGTCCCTCCAGCGCGAGCGTCGCTACCCCGCCGCCGCCGCCGAGTACGGACGCGCCGCGAGGCTGTTTGCGAACGCCTACGAGGCGGGAGGTGCGACCAACGAACGCCACCGCGAGCGCGAGATGGAGGCCGTCGCCAAGGTCGGCGAGATGATGCGCATGATGGCCCGAACCGGCGACAACCCCGCCGCTCGACTGATCGAGGCCGCCACCCAGTACGCCATCGCGGAAGGCTACTGGTCCGCGAGGCTCGCCTCCGATCCCGACGACGAGACCGCGGCCCGGAAGCTCGGCGTCCTCCGCGACAAGCAGGCCGACCTGGAACTCGAGCGAGGCTCACGCCTTCTCGCCGAAGCCCTGCGCTCTTCCGAAGACCGCGTCGCCGCCCGTGAGCGCCTTCAGGCGGCCATCGTGGAGTTCGAGCGCGCGGAACAAACTCTCACGACCACCGCTGGGCGGTTTCGCACGCTCGCCGAGGCCCAGCCGGAAAACTCGCAGTACCTCCGCGACCAGTTCATCGCCCTCCATCACCTCGGCTCTGCGATCGCGTCCGCCGCGGGCGCGCGGGCCTCCCTGATGCAACTGGAGGGCACACCCGCGCCCGATGCGCACGCCGCCGTCCGCCCCGATCGAGAGCGCGCGCTTGCCGCTTACCGCCGGGCGCTCGAGATCACGCGGTTCCTCGCCGCGGCCGACCCCCTCAGCCTCGAACGCCAGCGCGACGTCTACCTCTGCCTGAACAAGATCGGCAACGAACTCCGCGATCTGGGCGACACCGCGGCCGCTCTTGCCGTCTTCGAGGAGTCCTTCGCCATCAGGGAGAAACTCGTCCGATCCGACCCCACGCCCCGCCACCTCAACGACGCCGCAGTCGGCATGTTCAAACTGGGCAGTCTGGCCAAGCGAATGGCCGATCAGGCAACCCAGCCCGAGCGGCGCATCACCCTCTATACGCTCGCCCTCGACCAACTCCCCGTGGCTCTCGACCGCTTCAAGGCTCTGCAGGATTCAGGGGTGCTCGGCCCTGACGCCTCGGAGCCGGCGCTCGTCGCACGACTGATCGACGAGTGTCGGCAACGCCTCACGGAACTGACCGCCCAAACCACCCCCGGCAACCCCCCGCAAAAACCTTGA
- a CDS encoding sigma-70 family RNA polymerase sigma factor, translated as MSGANDLEPTLEAARAGDREALVRLLDAVGPTVRRRLAEKLPASMRPSIDEDDLMQVTYIEAVMRFRGFTTGGVSGFLAWLTRLAENNLIDAVRAMEADKRPDPRKRVRGGPNADSMAQLVELLGMTYTTPSRMAARDEANAALDRSLTKLPGVYEKVIRLYDLEGRTVEEVAAEIGRSAGAVYMLRARAHERLRELLGSASQFFSTS; from the coding sequence ATGTCGGGGGCGAACGATCTGGAGCCGACGCTCGAAGCGGCCCGCGCGGGCGATCGGGAGGCGCTCGTTCGGCTCCTGGATGCCGTAGGCCCGACGGTCCGCCGGCGCCTCGCCGAGAAACTGCCGGCCTCCATGCGGCCCTCCATCGATGAAGACGACCTCATGCAGGTCACCTACATCGAGGCCGTCATGCGTTTCCGCGGCTTCACCACCGGCGGCGTCTCCGGGTTCCTCGCCTGGCTCACACGGCTCGCAGAGAACAACCTCATCGACGCCGTTCGGGCGATGGAGGCGGACAAACGCCCCGACCCTCGCAAGCGAGTGCGAGGCGGGCCCAACGCCGACTCGATGGCGCAACTGGTCGAACTGCTCGGCATGACCTACACAACGCCGAGCCGCATGGCCGCACGCGACGAAGCGAACGCCGCACTGGACCGCTCCCTCACGAAGCTCCCCGGCGTCTACGAGAAGGTGATCCGCCTGTACGACCTTGAGGGCAGGACGGTCGAGGAAGTCGCCGCCGAGATCGGGCGTTCCGCCGGGGCGGTCTACATGCTCCGGGCGCGCGCCCACGAGCGCCTGCGCGAACTGCTCGGCTCCGCGTCGCAGTTCTTCTCCACGTCGTAG
- the smpB gene encoding SsrA-binding protein SmpB, producing MAKGKAGTPTIENRRARHDYEILDTLECGIALLGSEVKSIRAGKVSLGEGYVVVEGTPPRLTLLGVNVAEYPPAPGAHEPTRSRRLLAHRREIEKLARQVDQKGMTIVPLKMYFKEGYAKVLIGLGRGRGKSDKRQRIAEREMQRDMDRAMTRRR from the coding sequence ATGGCGAAGGGAAAGGCTGGCACGCCGACCATCGAGAACCGCAGAGCGCGGCACGACTACGAAATTCTCGACACGCTCGAGTGCGGCATCGCGCTGCTCGGCTCCGAGGTGAAGAGCATCCGCGCCGGCAAGGTTTCGCTCGGGGAAGGCTACGTCGTGGTCGAGGGCACACCGCCGCGCCTCACGCTCCTCGGCGTGAACGTGGCCGAATACCCACCCGCCCCGGGCGCGCACGAGCCTACACGCTCACGCCGCCTGCTCGCCCACAGGCGCGAAATCGAGAAACTCGCCCGCCAGGTCGATCAGAAGGGTATGACGATCGTTCCCCTCAAGATGTACTTCAAGGAGGGCTACGCGAAGGTGCTCATCGGACTCGGCCGCGGACGCGGCAAGAGCGACAAGCGACAGCGCATCGCGGAGCGCGAGATGCAACGGGACATGGACAGGGCCATGACCCGAAGACGGTGA